One genomic segment of Pseudonocardia sp. T1-2H includes these proteins:
- a CDS encoding GntR family transcriptional regulator, producing the protein MPASTPRAGWTASLSRQRETLHAASTAARVADLLRAQVLDGELRPGVQLGEEALVEALGVSRNTIREGLQILGHERLVEHRRHRGVFVRQLSQGDLADLCGLRRSLEIGALREAAALDGPLDPELVAAVQAAAAEGVEAVAREDWAGVGTANSNFHLGLAALPGNPRIDSAIRSLLAELRLAFLLVANAREMHERYVPAHVELAAQIAAGRLDDAAVTLERYLRHSQRHLITAYAAAVEQLS; encoded by the coding sequence ATGCCCGCCAGCACGCCCCGCGCCGGATGGACCGCCTCGCTCTCCCGGCAGCGCGAGACGCTGCACGCGGCCTCGACGGCGGCGCGCGTGGCGGACCTGCTCCGCGCCCAGGTGCTCGACGGCGAGCTGCGCCCGGGCGTGCAGCTGGGCGAGGAGGCGCTCGTCGAGGCGCTGGGCGTCTCCCGCAACACCATCCGCGAGGGGCTGCAGATCCTCGGGCACGAGCGGCTGGTGGAGCACCGGCGGCACCGCGGCGTGTTCGTCCGGCAGCTGAGCCAGGGCGACCTCGCGGACCTGTGCGGGCTGCGCCGTTCCCTGGAGATCGGTGCCCTGCGCGAGGCCGCGGCACTCGACGGACCGCTCGATCCCGAGCTCGTCGCCGCGGTGCAGGCCGCGGCGGCGGAGGGTGTGGAGGCCGTCGCCCGGGAGGACTGGGCGGGGGTCGGGACGGCCAACTCCAACTTCCACCTCGGGCTGGCCGCACTGCCGGGCAACCCCCGGATCGACAGCGCCATCCGCAGCCTGCTCGCCGAGCTCCGGCTGGCGTTCCTGCTGGTCGCGAACGCGCGGGAGATGCACGAGCGCTACGTCCCCGCCCACGTCGAGCTCGCCGCCCAGATCGCCGCCGGACGGCTCGACGATGCGGCGGTGACGCTGGAGCGC